Proteins encoded together in one Deltaproteobacteria bacterium window:
- a CDS encoding ATP-dependent helicase, whose amino-acid sequence MINYEKHLNDEQLQVVMEEGGPILVIAGAGSGKTRALTYRVARLIETGVPPERILLATFTNKAAKAMLARVKTLVTEDVSRLCGGTFHHNAHLILRHNAHLLGYQNNFSIMDGDDAKQLMASSLAEIRGKVEGDKFPKGNILADIISLSHNRTVDIAAVLQDRYPFFYRYLEDIAAVAARYEFRKKTLNFMDFDDLLLNLRKLLRDFPEVKRHYAERFSHVLVDEYQDTNLLQAEIVDLLASHHRNLMVVGDDSQSIYSFRGANFANIIEFPERYPDCRIFKLETNYRSTPEILHLANLSITNNERQFQKTLKPVRECGIKPILIPARNVFQQAVFVAQRIRELDRDGLPLNEIAVLYRAHYHSMELQMELTRWGIPFEIRSGIRFFEQAHIKDVVCYLRILANPYDELAWKRLLGLYSKIGKATAGKVWQFISRQQEALAVVAGEDFIKCAGKGAVPGLTQCRETLRKLLAADGSQGDIPALIQVVLDSGYLEYMQGKFTDTAQREDDLTQLAGYAEKFFSLENFLSELALMTNADEEEDKIETENSGRIVLSSIHQAKGLEWSVVFMLWCAEGMMPLARALSEPEGEEEERRLFYVAVTRAKDELYLCYPLVDYGRGMGNLTISPSRFIRELAPAEMRHRDRPYEQWVVDEE is encoded by the coding sequence TTGATCAATTACGAAAAACATCTTAATGATGAGCAGTTGCAGGTAGTGATGGAAGAGGGCGGGCCGATTCTCGTTATCGCGGGCGCCGGCAGCGGGAAGACCAGGGCCTTGACGTATCGGGTGGCGCGCCTGATTGAAACCGGCGTGCCGCCGGAGCGGATTCTGCTGGCCACATTTACCAACAAGGCGGCCAAGGCCATGCTGGCCAGGGTTAAAACGCTCGTGACCGAGGACGTCAGCCGTCTGTGCGGAGGCACCTTTCATCACAATGCCCACCTTATCTTACGGCACAATGCCCACCTGCTGGGTTATCAGAACAATTTCTCCATCATGGACGGCGATGATGCGAAGCAACTGATGGCCAGCTCCCTGGCGGAGATCAGGGGCAAGGTGGAGGGCGATAAATTTCCGAAAGGCAATATCCTGGCCGATATCATCAGCCTTTCCCACAACCGGACGGTAGATATTGCTGCGGTGTTGCAGGACCGGTACCCCTTTTTTTATCGTTATCTGGAAGACATCGCCGCCGTAGCCGCCCGGTACGAGTTCCGCAAGAAAACCCTTAATTTCATGGATTTTGATGACCTCCTCCTGAATCTGAGAAAGCTGCTGCGCGATTTTCCGGAAGTAAAGCGCCATTACGCGGAACGCTTTTCCCATGTGCTCGTGGATGAATATCAGGATACGAATCTCTTGCAGGCGGAAATTGTTGACCTGCTCGCTTCCCATCATCGCAACCTGATGGTAGTGGGCGACGATTCCCAGAGCATTTATTCCTTCCGCGGGGCAAATTTTGCCAATATTATCGAGTTTCCGGAGCGTTACCCCGACTGCCGGATCTTCAAGCTGGAGACTAACTACCGCAGCACGCCGGAGATCCTCCACCTTGCCAATTTAAGCATTACGAACAATGAGCGGCAATTTCAGAAAACCCTGAAACCCGTGCGCGAATGCGGCATCAAGCCCATCCTGATCCCGGCGCGCAATGTTTTTCAGCAGGCGGTTTTTGTGGCGCAGCGGATCCGGGAGTTGGATCGCGATGGCCTCCCTCTCAATGAAATAGCGGTGTTATATCGGGCACATTATCATTCCATGGAGCTTCAGATGGAATTGACCCGCTGGGGAATCCCGTTTGAAATCCGCTCGGGCATCCGCTTTTTTGAACAGGCGCACATCAAGGACGTCGTCTGCTACCTCCGCATTCTGGCTAATCCTTACGATGAATTGGCCTGGAAAAGGTTGCTCGGTCTTTACAGCAAGATTGGGAAGGCGACGGCCGGCAAGGTTTGGCAATTTATCTCCCGGCAGCAGGAAGCGCTCGCGGTAGTAGCGGGTGAGGATTTCATCAAATGTGCCGGCAAAGGCGCCGTCCCGGGGCTGACGCAATGTCGGGAGACGCTGAGAAAACTCCTGGCCGCAGATGGCAGCCAGGGGGACATACCCGCGCTGATTCAGGTTGTGCTTGATTCCGGCTATTTGGAATACATGCAGGGGAAATTTACCGATACGGCGCAGCGGGAGGATGATCTTACGCAACTGGCCGGTTATGCCGAAAAGTTTTTTTCTCTGGAAAATTTCTTGAGCGAACTGGCCCTGATGACGAATGCGGACGAAGAGGAAGATAAGATCGAAACCGAAAACAGCGGGAGGATTGTTTTGAGTTCCATTCACCAGGCGAAGGGACTGGAATGGTCGGTGGTCTTTATGCTCTGGTGCGCCGAGGGAATGATGCCTCTGGCCCGTGCGCTTTCGGAACCGGAGGGGGAGGAGGAAGAGCGACGGCTTTTCTATGTGGCCGTAACCAGGGCTAAAGATGAGCTTTATCTCTGCTATCCGCTCGTAGACTATGGTCGCGGGATGGGCAACCTGACCATCAGTCCTTCCCGGTTCATCAGGGAGCTGGCGCCGGCCGAGATGCGCCATCGGGATCGCCCCTATGAACAATGGGTGGTTGATGAAGAATGA
- a CDS encoding histone-lysine N-methyltransferase has translation MAKWNADKKVLEHEHSIFWKFELKDVAEPNLQKDVFPYTEIARIDFDHKIYPISPAEDIFITDTTFRDGQQARPPYTVKQVVDLFTLLSKLGGENGVIRQSEFFLYSNKDREAVAECLALGLRYPEVTGWIRANKEDVQLVKNAGLKETGILTSASDYHIFLKLNKTRKQALDEYLGIVKSILDAGVRPRCHFEDITRADIHGFCIPFAIELMKLREESGVDIKIRLCDTLGYGVTYPGASLPRSVDKLVRAFIDDAGVPGHLMEWHGHNDFHKAMINATTAWLYGCAAANSTLLGMGERTGNPPIEGLIIEYISLKGHQNGIDTTVITDIAEYFEKEIGVRIPSNYPFIGSEFNVTMAGVHADGLIKNEEIYNIFDTTKILKRPITATITDKSGNAGISLWLNQHLNLTGENIVDKRHPGVSKIHKKVMEQYEAGRVTSISHDEMDRLVRKYIPELFMSELDRIKLMASEAAVAVVKQVIEHAVMKTMQPDLQEPVMQKFIEENPSIQFAYVVDLNGKKITRNITNIADRAKYENYGVGTDQSDREWFIKPLQSGKIHVTEFYISKMTGALCITVSAPIVNESDDMAGIFGVDIKFEDWVKRAEDMAEATQIALKSEYESKSKSDWRL, from the coding sequence ATGGCGAAATGGAATGCAGACAAAAAAGTCCTCGAGCACGAGCATAGCATATTCTGGAAATTTGAGCTGAAGGATGTTGCCGAGCCCAACCTGCAGAAGGACGTTTTTCCCTATACGGAAATTGCCAGAATAGATTTTGATCACAAGATCTATCCGATCAGTCCGGCCGAGGATATCTTCATAACCGACACCACTTTCCGGGATGGCCAGCAAGCCCGGCCTCCTTACACGGTAAAACAGGTCGTTGATTTATTCACGCTCCTGAGCAAGCTGGGCGGCGAAAACGGCGTTATCCGGCAATCGGAATTCTTTCTGTACAGCAACAAAGACCGTGAAGCGGTTGCCGAATGCCTGGCTTTAGGCCTGCGCTATCCGGAAGTCACGGGCTGGATCAGGGCCAACAAAGAGGACGTGCAATTGGTCAAGAACGCCGGTCTGAAGGAGACGGGCATTTTGACCTCCGCCTCGGATTATCACATCTTCCTGAAGCTCAACAAAACACGGAAACAGGCCCTCGATGAATATCTCGGCATCGTCAAATCCATCCTCGACGCCGGCGTCAGGCCGCGCTGCCATTTTGAAGACATCACGCGGGCCGATATTCACGGCTTCTGTATCCCCTTTGCCATCGAATTGATGAAACTTAGGGAAGAAAGCGGCGTAGATATCAAGATCCGCCTCTGCGACACCCTCGGTTACGGGGTGACCTACCCCGGCGCATCGCTGCCGCGCAGTGTGGATAAGCTGGTGCGCGCCTTTATTGACGATGCCGGCGTTCCCGGTCATCTCATGGAATGGCACGGCCACAACGACTTTCACAAGGCCATGATCAACGCCACCACCGCCTGGCTTTACGGCTGCGCCGCCGCCAACTCCACCCTGCTCGGCATGGGAGAGAGAACGGGCAATCCCCCGATCGAAGGCCTGATCATCGAATACATTTCGTTAAAAGGGCATCAAAACGGCATTGACACCACTGTTATCACCGATATTGCCGAATATTTCGAAAAAGAGATCGGGGTCCGGATTCCCTCCAATTATCCTTTCATCGGGTCCGAATTCAATGTGACCATGGCGGGCGTCCATGCCGACGGCCTGATCAAGAACGAGGAAATTTACAATATCTTCGACACCACAAAGATCCTGAAGAGACCGATCACGGCCACCATCACCGACAAATCGGGCAATGCCGGTATTTCATTATGGTTAAATCAACACCTGAATTTGACCGGGGAAAACATAGTGGACAAGCGGCATCCCGGTGTTTCCAAAATTCACAAAAAGGTCATGGAACAGTACGAGGCCGGCCGCGTGACCTCCATATCCCATGATGAGATGGACAGACTGGTCCGTAAATACATCCCTGAACTCTTCATGTCCGAGCTGGATCGAATAAAACTGATGGCCTCCGAAGCTGCCGTAGCCGTGGTCAAACAAGTTATTGAGCACGCGGTGATGAAGACCATGCAACCGGACCTCCAGGAACCAGTGATGCAGAAGTTTATTGAAGAGAATCCCTCCATTCAGTTTGCCTATGTTGTGGATTTGAATGGCAAAAAAATTACGCGCAACATCACCAACATCGCCGACCGGGCCAAATATGAAAACTATGGCGTGGGCACGGATCAGTCGGATCGCGAATGGTTCATCAAACCTTTGCAAAGCGGCAAAATTCATGTTACGGAGTTCTACATTTCGAAAATGACAGGCGCCTTATGCATCACCGTTTCCGCCCCGATCGTCAACGAAAGTGACGACATGGCCGGCATCTTCGGCGTGGACATCAAGTTCGAAGACTGGGTGAAGCGGGCGGAAGATATGGCCGAGGCCACGCAAATCGCCCTGAAATCGGAATATGAGTCTAAAAGCAAGTCTGATTGGCGGCTATAA
- the hisS gene encoding histidine--tRNA ligase → MAMIRAVKGCKDILPGETGKWRYVEEKARDIFASFGVFEIRTPLLERTELFQRGIGAATDIVEKEMYTFLDRGDEYLTLRPEATASVIRAYVEHSLYAADPVAKLFTIGPMFRRERPQKGRFRQFHQINVEFLGLDGPQADGEIILLLTHLLKSLGLTDLGLEINSLGCLVCRPAFREAIQKFLAGREAGLCEDCRRRLHTNPLRVLDCKVAGCRELMTGAPELGGFLCASCETHQAKVLDILANFGLAYQINPRMVRGLDYYTRTAFEVTTESLGAQNAIAGGGRYDGLVAELGGPKIAGIGFAIGMERLLALLPQDDESFKQRPHLFIVALGVEAFDTAFALGNRLRMQGLTVEMDYTGKSLKSQMKRADKFGCRYALILGEKEMNDRTAELRDMANSTQSTLAFDNMEETLLTLQRAPTL, encoded by the coding sequence ATGGCCATGATCAGAGCAGTGAAGGGTTGCAAAGACATCTTGCCCGGTGAGACGGGCAAATGGCGCTATGTGGAAGAAAAGGCCCGGGACATATTTGCGAGCTTCGGGGTGTTCGAGATCAGGACGCCTTTGCTCGAAAGGACGGAACTCTTCCAGCGGGGCATTGGCGCCGCGACGGATATTGTGGAAAAGGAGATGTACACCTTTCTGGACCGCGGCGATGAGTACCTGACGCTGCGCCCGGAAGCCACGGCCTCGGTAATTCGGGCCTATGTGGAGCACAGCCTGTACGCCGCCGACCCCGTGGCCAAACTCTTTACCATCGGCCCCATGTTTCGCCGCGAAAGGCCCCAGAAGGGCCGGTTCCGGCAGTTCCACCAGATAAATGTGGAGTTCCTCGGCCTGGACGGTCCGCAGGCGGATGGGGAAATCATTCTGCTGCTTACGCATTTGCTAAAAAGTTTGGGACTTACGGACCTGGGTCTGGAGATCAATTCCCTGGGCTGTCTGGTCTGCCGTCCCGCCTTCCGGGAAGCCATCCAGAAGTTTCTGGCCGGCCGGGAAGCTGGGCTGTGCGAAGATTGCCGGCGTCGTCTGCACACCAATCCGCTCCGGGTGCTGGATTGCAAGGTGGCAGGCTGTCGCGAGCTCATGACGGGCGCTCCGGAGCTGGGCGGTTTTCTCTGCGCCTCTTGCGAGACGCATCAGGCCAAGGTACTGGACATACTGGCAAATTTTGGCCTTGCCTATCAGATTAATCCGCGGATGGTGCGCGGCCTGGATTACTATACCCGCACCGCCTTCGAGGTAACAACGGAATCCCTGGGCGCGCAAAACGCCATCGCCGGGGGAGGACGGTACGACGGCTTGGTGGCCGAGCTGGGCGGACCAAAGATCGCCGGCATCGGGTTTGCGATCGGTATGGAACGTTTGCTGGCCTTGCTTCCGCAGGATGATGAGTCGTTTAAGCAACGGCCGCATCTTTTCATTGTCGCGCTCGGCGTCGAGGCCTTTGATACGGCTTTTGCCCTCGGCAACCGTTTGCGGATGCAAGGACTCACAGTGGAAATGGATTACACTGGCAAGAGCCTGAAAAGCCAGATGAAACGGGCGGATAAATTCGGCTGCCGCTATGCCCTGATTCTCGGGGAAAAGGAAATGAACGACAGAACCGCCGAGCTCAGAGACATGGCTAACAGCACGCAGTCAACCTTGGCCTTTGACAACATGGAAGAAACTTTGCTTACGTTGCAACGTGCCCCTACATTATAA
- a CDS encoding PilT/PilU family type 4a pilus ATPase: protein MERFKNIINSAIKEVISDIYIAGGHPMVSRKHGNIEFHPTVKWSHQEVDALARKLLTAHQLTSLQSRKSVDFAISISQARLRINVFTTTRGLSLAIRILPGHIPTIEELNLHPSLNEIATLKSGLVLYCGPTGVGKTTSVAAIINEINNTRFSHIITLENPIEYRFQSNKAFIQQRELDTHMPSFSQGLLDVLRENPDVIVVGEMREPETMRLTLNAAESGHLVLATMHASSPEEAIYRLCNSVPVDAQNEIRFQLASTLSWLIVQQLTYIARVGFRVPLLTIVRGTPSVKNTIRENKLHQLPSAIQVGKNDGMFSSERYYSEYLESREKFTPPMLTFRPSNEIIDDIVYRSPLTEGNLEQMPLERQATRKGPEPIVIRTEYSAQDMEQILTIDEDASLHDVISKMGIR from the coding sequence ATGGAACGATTTAAAAATATCATCAACAGTGCCATCAAGGAAGTGATCTCCGATATCTACATCGCGGGCGGTCACCCCATGGTATCAAGGAAGCATGGCAACATCGAGTTTCACCCGACCGTCAAATGGTCGCACCAGGAAGTGGATGCTTTAGCGCGTAAGCTGCTTACCGCCCATCAGCTCACCTCTCTGCAGAGCAGGAAATCCGTTGATTTCGCAATCTCAATCAGTCAGGCCCGGTTGCGGATTAACGTTTTCACTACGACTCGGGGATTAAGCCTGGCGATCCGCATCCTGCCCGGACATATACCCACCATTGAGGAATTAAATCTCCATCCTTCCCTAAACGAAATCGCCACCCTCAAGTCCGGCCTCGTTCTCTACTGCGGCCCGACCGGCGTTGGCAAGACCACTTCTGTTGCCGCCATTATCAATGAAATCAACAATACCCGTTTTTCCCACATCATAACACTCGAAAATCCCATCGAGTATCGTTTTCAATCGAACAAAGCCTTTATCCAGCAGCGGGAGTTGGATACCCATATGCCCTCCTTCTCCCAGGGGCTCCTCGATGTCTTGCGGGAAAACCCCGATGTGATCGTTGTCGGTGAGATGAGAGAGCCGGAAACGATGCGACTGACCCTTAACGCCGCCGAGTCGGGACATCTGGTCCTGGCCACGATGCATGCCTCCAGCCCGGAGGAGGCCATCTACCGCTTGTGCAATTCCGTACCCGTGGATGCGCAAAATGAGATCCGCTTCCAGTTGGCTTCAACCTTGAGCTGGCTGATCGTCCAGCAACTGACATATATTGCCAGGGTCGGTTTTCGAGTGCCCTTGCTGACCATTGTCAGGGGTACGCCATCAGTCAAAAATACTATCCGTGAAAACAAGCTGCACCAACTCCCCAGCGCTATTCAAGTGGGTAAAAATGATGGGATGTTCAGCAGTGAAAGATATTATAGCGAATATCTGGAATCCCGCGAGAAATTCACGCCGCCCATGCTGACCTTCCGCCCCTCCAACGAGATTATAGATGATATCGTCTATCGGTCTCCGCTTACAGAAGGCAATCTGGAACAGATGCCATTAGAGCGCCAGGCAACCCGCAAGGGACCGGAACCGATTGTAATCAGGACTGAATATAGCGCCCAAGATATGGAGCAAATCCTAACCATAGATGAAGATGCATCGTTGCATGACGTTATCAGTAAAATGGGTATTCGCTAG
- the mtnP gene encoding S-methyl-5'-thioadenosine phosphorylase, protein MGNIKIGIIGGSGMDDPCLMQNIKEKKVKTPYGSPSSQLTIGKINGVDTVILARHGKDHSVYPTGINFRANIFALKKEGCTHILATTAVGSLREKIKPGDLVFVDQFIDFTKQRALTFHDEKVIHTPMSEPFCHNLRSVLVQSAKALKLKHHGSGTVITIEGPRFSTKAESHMFRGFGADVINMSTVPEVILAREIGICYQSIAMSTDYDCWKEEEAPVTWEMIVAIMGNNADNVKKLILLTIPKILDAACNCKQ, encoded by the coding sequence ATGGGGAATATCAAGATAGGCATTATCGGCGGCTCCGGTATGGATGATCCTTGCCTGATGCAAAATATCAAGGAAAAAAAGGTAAAGACTCCCTATGGCAGCCCGTCTTCCCAGCTTACTATCGGCAAGATAAACGGCGTTGATACGGTAATCTTGGCCAGGCACGGAAAGGATCATTCCGTGTACCCGACCGGGATTAATTTCAGGGCCAATATCTTTGCGCTGAAAAAGGAAGGCTGTACCCATATCCTGGCAACCACCGCGGTCGGTTCTTTGCGCGAAAAGATAAAACCCGGAGACCTTGTATTTGTGGATCAGTTCATAGATTTTACCAAGCAAAGAGCCCTCACATTCCACGATGAAAAGGTGATTCACACGCCGATGAGCGAACCTTTTTGCCATAACCTGCGCTCGGTCCTTGTTCAAAGCGCGAAGGCGCTCAAACTCAAGCATCATGGGTCTGGAACGGTTATAACTATTGAAGGCCCGCGATTTTCTACAAAGGCGGAATCTCATATGTTCAGAGGCTTTGGCGCTGATGTGATCAACATGTCAACGGTGCCCGAAGTGATCCTCGCGCGGGAGATCGGGATCTGTTATCAGAGCATTGCCATGTCTACCGATTATGACTGCTGGAAAGAGGAAGAAGCCCCGGTCACCTGGGAGATGATCGTTGCCATCATGGGTAATAATGCCGATAACGTAAAAAAGCTGATTCTTCTGACGATTCCAAAAATTCTGGATGCTGCGTGCAATTGCAAACAATAA
- a CDS encoding PilZ domain-containing protein produces MKIENKRNYQRMNTLLPFGARRLDIKKDGGLQCRMSKGDIVIDETAPLPVKDERMNAWLNMINTKLDYLIRLAPAQHEIGASIDFAPVNISGSGMMMIMAESFQIGDIMEIKMILQVYPAKILYLYGEVIRIDETPHLPDMLTVGIKFLGMTEEVRNEILKFEFKKHGEKLLTKKKLYS; encoded by the coding sequence ATGAAAATTGAAAACAAGAGAAATTATCAGCGCATGAACACCCTGTTACCCTTTGGAGCGCGCCGTCTCGATATCAAGAAGGACGGGGGGCTGCAATGCCGCATGTCCAAGGGCGACATTGTCATTGATGAAACCGCCCCCCTGCCGGTCAAGGATGAACGGATGAACGCCTGGTTAAACATGATTAATACGAAGCTGGACTACCTGATTCGTCTGGCCCCCGCCCAACATGAAATCGGCGCCTCCATAGACTTCGCACCCGTGAATATCAGCGGCAGCGGCATGATGATGATTATGGCAGAATCCTTCCAGATCGGCGATATCATGGAAATAAAGATGATACTGCAGGTCTATCCGGCGAAGATCCTCTATCTCTACGGAGAGGTAATCCGCATTGATGAAACGCCGCATCTCCCCGATATGCTCACGGTGGGGATAAAGTTTCTCGGCATGACGGAAGAGGTGAGAAACGAAATCCTCAAATTTGAATTTAAAAAACATGGTGAAAAACTGCTGACGAAAAAAAAGCTGTACTCTTGA
- the aspS gene encoding aspartate--tRNA ligase, with protein sequence MSNFITRQKRTHYAGNVSLDQEGTEVVLMGWAHRRRDHGGVIFVDLRDREGIVQVVFNPETSPGAHSEAQKIRSEFVLAVRGIVRRRPEGMENPQMKSGAIEVMVEELEILNEAKTPPFSLDDWTDISETVRLKYRYLDLRRPEMQKNLLLRSKVAAATREYFDRSGFTEIETPFLTKSTPEGARDYLVPSRVNKGMFYALPQSPQLFKQLLMVSGFDRYYQIVKCFRDEDLRADRQPEFTQIDVEMSFIDEEDIINVMEGLMAHLFRGCLQRELCLPFPRLSYAEAISRYGKDNPDVRFGLELRDLTDIVRNSDFKLFREVIAGGGVVKAIKVENAQSLSRKDMDDLKDYVAAYGAKGLAWVRITAAGWTSPIFKFLTPAEVLQINEKMAVREGDVVFFMADTPAIANASLGNLRLHLAKKLNLIAEKDLGFTWVTAFPLFEYSDTEKRFVSTHHPFTSPDLADVALITADPGRVKARAYDLVLNGAEIGGGSIRIHQQQVQSLIFRALGINEADARSKFGFLLDALEYGTPPHGGIAFGLDRLIMMMTGAESIRDVIAFPKTQKATCPLTDAPSEVAMEQLLELSLKIVT encoded by the coding sequence TTGTCCAACTTTATAACCAGGCAAAAAAGAACCCACTACGCCGGGAACGTGTCCCTGGATCAGGAGGGCACGGAAGTTGTCCTCATGGGCTGGGCGCACCGGCGCCGGGATCATGGCGGCGTCATCTTTGTTGACTTGAGAGACCGGGAAGGCATTGTCCAGGTGGTTTTCAATCCCGAAACAAGTCCCGGCGCCCACAGTGAAGCGCAAAAGATCAGAAGCGAATTCGTCCTGGCCGTCCGGGGAATCGTTCGCCGGCGCCCGGAGGGGATGGAAAACCCGCAGATGAAATCCGGCGCCATAGAGGTCATGGTGGAGGAACTGGAAATTCTCAATGAAGCCAAAACGCCTCCTTTTTCCCTTGATGATTGGACTGATATCTCGGAGACGGTGCGGCTGAAATACCGCTACTTAGATTTGCGCCGCCCGGAGATGCAGAAAAACCTGCTGCTGCGGAGCAAAGTGGCCGCCGCCACGCGAGAATATTTTGACCGGTCCGGCTTTACGGAGATAGAGACGCCCTTTCTGACCAAAAGCACCCCCGAAGGCGCTCGCGATTATCTGGTCCCGAGCCGCGTCAACAAGGGGATGTTTTACGCCCTGCCCCAATCTCCGCAATTGTTCAAACAGTTGCTCATGGTCTCAGGCTTCGACCGTTACTACCAGATTGTTAAATGCTTCCGCGATGAAGACCTGCGGGCCGACCGGCAGCCGGAGTTCACCCAGATAGATGTGGAGATGTCCTTTATTGATGAGGAGGACATCATAAACGTCATGGAAGGTCTGATGGCTCATCTGTTCCGGGGTTGCCTGCAGCGGGAACTTTGCCTGCCCTTTCCCAGACTGTCGTACGCCGAGGCCATATCCCGCTACGGCAAGGACAACCCCGACGTTCGCTTTGGGCTCGAATTACGTGATCTTACTGATATCGTCAGGAATTCAGACTTCAAGCTGTTTCGTGAGGTCATTGCCGGCGGCGGCGTGGTAAAGGCGATCAAGGTTGAAAATGCGCAAAGCCTGTCGCGCAAAGACATGGATGACCTGAAGGATTATGTGGCCGCCTACGGCGCCAAGGGTCTGGCCTGGGTCAGAATTACCGCCGCCGGCTGGACGTCGCCCATCTTCAAGTTTCTGACGCCGGCGGAAGTGCTGCAGATTAACGAAAAGATGGCGGTTCGCGAAGGCGACGTCGTCTTCTTTATGGCCGACACTCCGGCGATTGCCAACGCTTCTCTCGGAAATCTGCGCCTCCATCTGGCCAAAAAGCTGAACCTGATCGCGGAAAAGGATCTAGGCTTTACCTGGGTCACGGCCTTCCCGCTCTTCGAGTACAGCGATACGGAAAAACGCTTCGTATCAACCCACCACCCCTTCACCTCGCCCGACCTGGCTGACGTGGCACTGATCACCGCCGATCCCGGCCGCGTGAAGGCCAGGGCCTATGACCTGGTGCTAAACGGTGCGGAGATAGGCGGCGGGAGCATCCGCATTCATCAACAGCAGGTCCAGTCCCTGATCTTTCGGGCGCTGGGCATCAACGAGGCCGATGCCCGCAGCAAGTTCGGCTTTCTGCTGGATGCCCTCGAATACGGCACTCCGCCCCACGGAGGCATCGCCTTTGGACTCGACCGTCTCATCATGATGATGACGGGTGCGGAATCCATCCGCGATGTGATCGCTTTTCCGAAGACGCAAAAGGCTACCTGCCCCCTGACCGACGCACCATCCGAGGTGGCCATGGAACAGTTGCTGGAGCTTTCCCTGAAGATCGTAACATAG